The following are encoded together in the Tripterygium wilfordii isolate XIE 37 chromosome 18, ASM1340144v1, whole genome shotgun sequence genome:
- the LOC119984805 gene encoding putative ripening-related protein 1, with the protein MKSISFKSSAFLFVILIWTSCLDIEALQCSPSGKIKGKKPPPGQCNTENDSDCCKQGKFYPTYKCSPPVSGNTKAYLTLNSFQKGGDGGGPSECDNQYHSDDTLVVALSTGWFNNKGRCLHNITISANGRSVVAMVVDECDSTMGCDGDHDYQPPCPNNIVDASKAVWKALGVPHGQWGGLDITWSDA; encoded by the coding sequence ATGAAGAGTATTTCCTTCAAGTCAAGCGCTTTTCTTTTCGTCATTCTGATCTGGACATCATGTTTGGACATTGAAGCTCTGCAATGTAGCCCAAGTGGCAAAATTAAGGGAAAGAAGCCTCCTCCAGGACAATGCAACACAGAGAATGACTCTGACTGCTGCAAACAAGGCAAATTCTACCCTACTTACAAATGCTCGCCGCCAGTTTCTGGCAATACAAAGGCCTACCTCACTCTCAACAGCTTTCAGAAAGGTGGAGATGGTGGCGGCCCATCTGAGTGTGACAACCAATACCACTCCGACGACACACTAGTTGTTGCATTGTCAACTGGATGGTTCAATAACAAAGGCAGGTGCCTTCACAACATCACTATCAGCGCCAACGGGCGCAGCGTGGTGGCTATGGTGGTGGATGAGTGTGACTCAACCATGGGATGTGATGGAGATCATGACTATCAGCCTCCGTGTCCTAACAACATTGTTGATGCCTCAAAGGCTGTGTGGAAAGCTTTGGGAGTACCTCATGGCCAGTGGGGTGGCCTAGATATTACCTGGTCTGATGCTTGA